In one Rhopalosiphum padi isolate XX-2018 chromosome 3, ASM2088224v1, whole genome shotgun sequence genomic region, the following are encoded:
- the LOC132925906 gene encoding uncharacterized protein LOC132925906, with protein sequence MSTGSVNPSGKGKRLIVLHIGSEDGFVDNGLLCFESKKNSRDYHDEMNGQTFCEWMENILPRLKDNCVIVMDNASYHSVKLDKAPTASTKKADIIQWLENKGEVVDRTMIIRELLDIVKKIKPQHEKFVIDEIANAQNKTILRLPPYHCELNPIELAWSSIKNHVRMNNTTFKLPDVKKLLIEGIERVDADMWKNFIRHTILEENRFWEIDDIMDEVFEAERQNLTLTITGDTSSDSESDMD encoded by the coding sequence ATGTCGACCGGTTCCGTGAATCCGTCTGGCAAAGGCAAGCGTCTAATTGTTCTTCATATAGGGTCCGAAGATGGTTTTGTTGACAATGGATTATTGTGTTTTGAATCCAAGAAGAACTCCCGCGATTACCACGACGAGATGAACGGGCAAACATTTTGCGAGTGGATGGAAAATATTCTACCTCGTCTAAAGGACAACTGCGTTATTGTTATGGACAATGCGTCGTATCATTCAGTTAAGTTGGACAAAGCACCGACTGCGTCAACGAAGAAGGCCGATATTATacagtggttggagaataaagGGGAAGTGGTGGATAGGACTATGATAATACGAGAACTTTTAGAcatcgtaaaaaaaattaagcctCAACATGAGAAATTTGTTATTGATGAAATCGCCAAtgcacaaaataaaacaattttacgtCTGCCGCCTTATCATTGCGAGCTTAATCCGATCGAACTTGCTTGGTCATCGATCAAGAATCACGTAAGAATGAACAACACTACATTTAAACTACCTGATGtcaaaaaacttttaatagaAGGCATAGAAAGAGTAGATGCAGATATGTGGAAGAACTTTATAAGACACACGATACTGGAAGAAAATAGGTTTTGGGAAATAGATGACATTATGGACGAGGTGTTTGAAGCGGAGAgacaaaatttaactttaactaTTACTGGAGATACGTCATCTGATTCAGAGTCTGATATGGATTGA